The DNA segment ATTCTCGGAGCCATTTCCGCGAAAACCGGCGGTTCAAAAATTGGCATCGCTGTCATGAGGATATGTTTCTGGGGTACTGTTGCAATGGGAATTACAGCACTGATAGGCCATATTTTCGGGGTGAATGTTTCATGAACTCAAATAATGAGGAGCTGAATATGAACTGCACCTAAAGTTGAAAAAATATTAAAATAGTTGTATATGAAAAGTCCGTTACTGCAACGGACTTTTTCCTTTTTAAGTTAAATATTATTCTGCCGTTACTATAATTCTACACTTTCAGGTAGCGGAGTTTCAGTTCCTGTTCTTTACATTTGTCTAAATCATGATCGTCATGGAAGAAAGATACACCAGAAACAGATTATATATCACTGAAGAAGAACAGCGGTATATAAAAAATTTCCCGATTTTATTAGGGGGAGCCGGAATTGGTAGTATCATTGCAGAATGTCTCCTGAGATTCGGATTTGAAAACCTTACCATTATCGACGGCGACGTTGTTGAATTGTCTAATCTAAACCGCCAGAATTACACCGAAAAAGATATTTCCGTACCGAAGGTGAATGCTCTGAAGGAAAGACTGCTGTCTATCAACAGCAATGCAGCGATTAAAGTCCACCATTGTTTCCTGACGCCTGAAAATGTTCAGGAATTCATTCCGGGACACAAGATTGCCGTTAATGCTTTGGATTTTACTTCAGACGTTCCTCTTATTTTTGATGAAGCCTGCCAAAAGCAGGGCATTCCGGTATTGCATCCTTATAATCTGGGATGGGGTACTCTTGTTTTTGTGATTTCCGGATTACCGGGATTACGTTATTTATCAAAAGAAGATGAAAGATTTAATGAGCTGAATGTTGTAGAATATGCAACCGGCTATTTAGCTTTCTGGGGAAATCGCCAGGTATGGATTGATGATATTATAAAAAAATACAAAGAAGAAAACGGAAGTTTTCCCCCGCCTCAGCTTGCTGTTGCTTCTTGGCTGGCCGGTGCCGTGAGTACGCATATTGCTTTTGAGATTGCAATCGGAAAGAATGTAAAGACTTTTCCGGAATTTTATCTCACAACAATACAGAATTAATTATACACTAATAACCATTTTATATATCTTCGGCGCGCTGAGAATCAGCGCGCCGAAATTTTTTGATAGCTGTCAAGTACCAACCCGGCTCCAGCTGGTGATGAAATTTGCAGAAGATCTGTTTTGCAGAGCGCTTCAATCCTTGATCTTTTGTCTTCATCAGTTTTCATTTCTTTAAGCTGACTACTGAAAACTGAAATATTTTCAATAGCATTTCTGATGATTTTTGTTACCTGTGCAAATTCA comes from the Chryseobacterium nepalense genome and includes:
- a CDS encoding ThiF family adenylyltransferase, encoding MEERYTRNRLYITEEEQRYIKNFPILLGGAGIGSIIAECLLRFGFENLTIIDGDVVELSNLNRQNYTEKDISVPKVNALKERLLSINSNAAIKVHHCFLTPENVQEFIPGHKIAVNALDFTSDVPLIFDEACQKQGIPVLHPYNLGWGTLVFVISGLPGLRYLSKEDERFNELNVVEYATGYLAFWGNRQVWIDDIIKKYKEENGSFPPPQLAVASWLAGAVSTHIAFEIAIGKNVKTFPEFYLTTIQN